The sequence TGTATAATCTATAATATATTAATCAAATATTATTATAACAAATTAAATGGAGGCATTCAATATATGGAAATTTATTTTGTAAGACATGGGCAAACAATTTGGAATGTTGAAAAAAGATTTCAAGGACTTTCAGACTCACCACTTACTGAATTAGGAATTATACAAGCGAAATTATTAGGTGAAAAATTAAAAGATATAAAATTTGATAAATTTTATTCAACCTCTTTAAAAAGAGCAAATGATACTGCTAACTATATAAAAGGAAATAGAAAACAAGAAGTTGAAATATTTGATGACTTTGTTGAAATTTCAATGGGAGATATGGAAGGAATTAAACAAGAAGACTTTAAAAAACTTTATCCAGAACAAGTTAAAAATTTCTTTTTTAATCAGCTTGAATATAATCCAAGCTCTTTTAAAGGAGAAAGTTTTATTGAAGTTAGAGAAAGAGTTACAAAAGGTTTAGAAAAATTCATAAAATTAAATAAAAATTATGAAAGAGTTTTAGTTGTTAGTCATGGGGCAACTTTAAAAACTTTGTTACATTATATAAGTGGAAAAGATATTTCAACTTTAAGTGATGAAGCAATACCTAAAAATACAAGCTATACTATTGTAAAGTATGAAAATGGAAAATTTGAAATCACTGATTTTTCTAATACAACACACTTGGAGGAAAAATAATGAATATAGTGTTATATCAACCAGAAATTCCATATAATACTGGAAATATAGGAAGAAGTTGTGTATTAACAAATACAACTTTACATTTAATAAAACCATTAGGGTTTTCTCTTGATGAAAAACAAGTTAAAAGAGCAGGAATGGATTATTGGCATTTAGTAGATTTAAAAATTTGGGAATCTTTTGAAGAATTTTTAGAAGCTAACAAAGGGATAAGACTTTTTTATGCAACAACAAAAACAAAACAAAGATATTCTGATGTTAAATATGAAGAAAATGATTATATAATGTTTGGTCCTGAGTCAAGAGGGATACCAGAAGATATTTTAAATAAAAATCCTGAAAGATGTATAACAATTCCAATGATACCAATGGGAAGGTCTTTAAACCTTTCTAATTCAGCTGTTATAATTTTGTATGAAGCATA is a genomic window of Fusobacterium nucleatum containing:
- a CDS encoding histidine phosphatase family protein, whose translation is MEIYFVRHGQTIWNVEKRFQGLSDSPLTELGIIQAKLLGEKLKDIKFDKFYSTSLKRANDTANYIKGNRKQEVEIFDDFVEISMGDMEGIKQEDFKKLYPEQVKNFFFNQLEYNPSSFKGESFIEVRERVTKGLEKFIKLNKNYERVLVVSHGATLKTLLHYISGKDISTLSDEAIPKNTSYTIVKYENGKFEITDFSNTTHLEEK
- the trmL gene encoding tRNA (uridine(34)/cytosine(34)/5-carboxymethylaminomethyluridine(34)-2'-O)-methyltransferase TrmL, coding for MNIVLYQPEIPYNTGNIGRSCVLTNTTLHLIKPLGFSLDEKQVKRAGMDYWHLVDLKIWESFEEFLEANKGIRLFYATTKTKQRYSDVKYEENDYIMFGPESRGIPEDILNKNPERCITIPMIPMGRSLNLSNSAVIILYEAYRQLGFNF